The Lutibacter profundi region CAAATTCACCACCTAAAGTCTGTGTTGAAAACGTACTTGCTATATTGGGTTGTACTACGGTGCTTGTTACATAACCTCCACCAATTTCAGTACCTCCACAATATTCAATAGCGGGTTTATTATTCGCTAATTGCATTAAGTATTCCATTTCTAAAGGGTTTGAAACTTCTCCTGTTGAACTAAAACATTTAATAGCATTCCAATCGTACTTTTCCATACACTTAGAACTTTTCCAATACTTTACAAAACTTGGAATAACGCCTAACATAGTTACTTTTGCATTTTGCACAAATTCACCAAACTCATTATCTGTTGGTGTTCCGTAATACAATGCTATTGTTGCTTTGTTTATTAATGCTGCAAAAACCAACCAAGGCCCCATCATCCAACCTAAATTAGTTGGCCAACAAACCACATTGTTTTTATGAATATCTTGATGATAGTATCCGTCACTTGCTCCTTTTATTGGCGTTGTATGTGTCCAAGGAATTGCTTTTGGCTCTCCTGTTGTACCAGATGAAAACAAAATGGTAATAATATCATCTGGGTTTTGAATTATTGTTTTAAAATTCGTTTTTAAACTTAAAAAGTTCTCAAAATATATATCTTTATTTCTTAAATTGATTTTTTTATCTGATACTTTTAAAATAACTGCTTTTGGAGCATTAGCCTCCACAACTTTTTGAAAAAGAGGCAATTCTTTTCCTGCTCTTTGCAATACATCTTGTGTGAAAATTACTTTAGGATTTGTAATTTTTAAACGTACTGCTATTTCGTTTGATGTAAAACTATCTGCAATGGTAACTATTGGCATTCCTGCCTTAATTCCTGCTAAATAAATAGCAACAGCTTCAACAGTCATTGGCATGTCAATCGCAATTTTATCACCTTGCTTTAAACCTAATTCAACCAAGCCATTTGCAATTTGGTTTACTAAATTTAGAAATTCTTTTTGAGTGACTTTTTGAAGCTCTTTTCCTTCTTCTTGAAAAACCACTGCTATTGCATTATCACTATTTTGAAAACAAGAATCTACAATATTAAATTTAGCGTTTTTTAACCATTCTGGATTTTCAACACCTTTTGAAATATCTAAAATTGAAGTGAATTTTTGTGCTAGTTTAATTCCTAAATTTTGTACTGTTGTTTCCCAAAAAACCTCTTTATTGACAACTGACCATTTCCAGAAATCTGAATAATTATCAAAACCATATTGTTGCATCATTTTATAAATGTTGCTTTGTTTACTGCTTTTTTTCGATGGTTTCCAAAAAGGTTTCACAATTATTTTATATTAAAATTCTGGATCTTCATCTATTGTGTTTTTCAAATTTTCATCTACATCAGTTGTATCATCACAATTAACATCAATACTTAAGTTTTCGGGTTTTTCAAATTCTTCTTGACTTATGTTCAAACTTTTATCTGCATATAACTTTTTATAATACAATGCCCAAATTGGTAAAGCCATGGAAGCTCCTTGTCCTTTCGTTATACCGGCAAAGTGAGTAGATCTATCTTCACCTCCTACCCAAACTCCTGTTGCTAAATTAGGGACTATACCCATAAACCAGCCATCTGATTGATTTTGGGTTGTTCCTGTTTTACCAGCAATTGGATTTGTAAATTCATACGGATACCCTGTAGCTATATTATCAGGATATTTTGCCCATTTTGTACGCAAACGAACTCCTGAACCCGCTTCAGTTACACCTTCTAATAAATTAATTACAACATAGGCCGATTCTTCACTTAAAACTTCTTTAGATTTTGGTATAAACTGTTCTAAAACAGTACCATTTTTATCTTCAATTTTCTGTAGCATCATAGGTTCTACTCTTAGGCCTTTATTCGCAAAAGTTGTATAAGCACCCACCATTTCATACAACGATAAATCAACAGAGCCTAATGCTATAGCTGGTACTTCAAGAATATCACTTTCTATACCGGCACTTTTTGCTAAACTCACTACATTTTTTGGATTTACCATATCAATCAACTTTGCGGTAATTACATTTACTGAGCCAGCTAATGCTTGTTTTAACGTTAATTCTCCTCCATATTTTCCTCCTGAATTTACAGGAGTCCAATCTTCAGGCATTCCATATTTTTCTTTTGGAATTGTATAAGGTGTATTTGGAAACTTGTCGCAAGGAGATAAATTTAACTGATTAATAGCTGTTGCATATACAAATGGTTTAAAAGTAGATCCTACTTGTCTTTTTTGTTGTTTAACTGCATCAAATTGAAAATGTTTATAATTAATACCTCCAACCCAAGCTTTTATATGACCAGATTGTGGTTCTATAGATAATAACCCTGATCTTAAAAAATATTTATAATAGCGAATAGAATCTTTTGGTGACATAATTGTGTCTATATCTCCTTTCCAAGAAAAAACTTTCATTTCGTATTTTTTATCAAATGAAGCTTTTATTTCTTTAACTGAAGCTCCACTTCTTTTCATTCGTTTCCAACGATTAGAACGCTTCATAGCCCGTTCAATAGTATTTGTAATTTGCTTTTTATCTAAATCATAAAAAGGAGCCGTTCTGTTGTGCTTTTGTTCTTTAAAAAATACTCTTTGTAAATTAGACATGTGTTCTTTCATAGCTTCTTCAGCATATTTTTGCATACGAGAATCTATGGTTACATAAATTTTAAGTCCGTCACGGTGCAAATTATAAAAAGTACCATCAGGTTTTGGATTCCTTTTTATCCATTTTTTCATGAAATCTCGTAGGTATTCACGAAAATAGGTTGCGTAACCGTCGCTATGACCTTCTCTATTTACATTTAATTCCAAATCTAATTTTTGAAGAGAGTCTTTTTGTACTTCGGAAATAAAATGATTTTTGAACATTTGATGTAAAACCACATTTCTACGGTTTTTAACCAGTTTTTTTCTTGATTGTCTTAAAGGGTTGAAATACGAAGCATTTTTTAACATCCCTACCAACATTGCTGATTCAGGTATTGTTAATTCTTTAGGTTCTTTTCCAAAATAAATACGGGATGCAGATCTAATTCCCACTGCTTGATTTAAAAAATCGTATTTATTAAGATACATTGCTAAAATTTCTTGTTTGGTATATTGCTTTTCTAAACGAATGGCAATTACATATTCTTTAACTTTTTGAAGGATTCTTTCGGGTAAATTTTTAGATCCTTCTCCATGGAATAATAGTTTTGCTAGCTGTTGAGTAATGGTGCTACCTCCTCCATCTCTTCCCATTTTTAAAATGGCTCTAAAAGTTGCTTTAAAATCTATTCCAGAATGCTCATAAAACCGCTCGTCTTCTGTTGAAATTAAGGCATTTACTAAGTTTTTAGGTAAGTCTTTATACTTAACTGGAGTTCTATTTTCTTTAAAATATTTACCCAACGTTTTTCCATCAATTGAAATAACTTCTGAGGCTAAATTATGTTCAGGGTTTTCTAGCTCTTCAAAGGTTGGAAGCATTCCAAAAACACCCCAAGAAGCTAATAAAAAAAGGAATATTAGTGTTAAAACACCTCCTAAAACACTAAACCAAAACCATTTTACATATTTTGAGAATTGATTATTAGTCATTTCTTTTTTCTTCATTTTTTCACTTTTTCAATTCTTAAACCTACATCTGTTATCCCATTTAAAGGGTTTTTGCCTTCAATATCTTTAGAACTTCTAGTTGCTTGATAAATCGCAAATTTATAATCTCCTTTTTCATAAAATACTACATTTTCTTTATAAAAAAGTTTATTTTCTTTAATATCTGTAAACCCTTGTCCTAACCAATTTCCATACGAATCTGTCATTTCATACTCTAATGTGTCAATTACTTGATTTCCACTAGGGAATTCCATTTTTGTAATTAAAAACAATGAGCTAAATTCATAGTTCTTGTTGTTTCTAATATTAATAAACACATTATTTAAAGAAATAGTATCTTTATTACTAACAATAAAATTAATTGCATTTTCTGAATACCATTGATGATTTTCAATAGGTTTATACTTGTCATAAACCACATTTGAATTACACGATAGTACTAAAAATATACCTGAGTATAAACTTATATTTTTAATTATTTTAATTGCTATTTTCACTTCTTTTTGGAGGTCTTCTTTTTTTATTTTTACGTGTTCTATTTTCCGTACTATTCGAATTTTTACTTTGATTATTTGCCGTTGATTTTTGCTGATTATGAGTTGGCTTTCTCGTTTGGTTACGTTGTTTTACCTGAGCTACGTTTTTTTGCTTATTTTGAGAATTTTTGTTTCTGTTTTTGTTTTTTCTTTTCTTTTTTCTTTTTGGAATATCAAATCTGGTTAAACTATCTTGCCCAACTACATTTTCAAATTTATCAATTGTTTCTTCAATTAAATCTAATTCATATTCTTCTAACGAATGTACTGTTTCATTATTTTTATTTGCTTCAATAATTTCATTAACTTGTTCAAGTGTTAGTTTATACCATTTACTTCTATTTTCTTTGTAAGTATACCAAAATACTCTCTTAAAAATATCCATTTTAATAAAAGTAGCTTCTCCTTTTTCTGTTTTCAAAACAACATCTGATTTAGGAAAATCAGTTAATGCATCTAGATAAGTATCTAATTCATAATTTAAACAGCACTTTAATTTACCACACTGACCAGCTAGTTTTTGAGGATTTAATGATAATTGTTGATAGCGTGCTGCGGAAGTACTTACATTTCGTAAATCTATTAACCATGTTGAGCAACATAATTCCCTGCCACAAGAGCCAATTCCTCCTAGTCTAGCTGCTTCTTGCCTTAAGCCAACTTGTTTCATTTCAACTCTAATACTAAAAGCACTTGCTAAATCTCTAATTAATTGTCTAAAATCAACCCGCTCATCAGCTGTGTAATAAAATGTGGCTTTATTTCCATCTCCTTGATATTCAACATCTGAAAGCTTCATTTTTAATCCCAGTCTACCTAAAATTTCTCTTCCCCTGTATTGTGTATCATATTCTTTACCTCTAGCCAATTTCCAAATATCAATATCTTTTTGAGTAGCTTTTCTATAAACTTTTTTAATTTCCTCACTATCAACATTTAATCCTTTTCTTTTTAGTTGAATTTTAATTAATTCTCCTGAAAGAGAAACGGTTCCAATATCATGACCTGGATTTCCTTCAACAGCAATAATATCTCCTATTGAAATTTTTAAATTATCAACATTTCTGTAAAAATGTTTACGTCCATTTTTAAAACGCACTTCAACAATATTAACTGGTTTTTGACCTGCTGGTAATGACATATTTCCAAGCCAGTCAAAAACTGTTAATTTTTCACAATCTCCTGTAGCACAATTACCATTACTTTTACAACCTTTTGGTACTGTATTTATATCTGAAGAGCAACTATTACAGCTCATATATTCTTAAATTTATTTGAGTTACGTAAAATTTATTTTTTAAATTTTACAATCTTCACTAATTTGTAAAGATAAATTAAAATTACAAACGGTAAAACCTTAAAAAGTGTATTTTTAAGTTTGTTTTACATCAATAATTTTTACCGGACAAGCTTCTTTTGCTTTAACACTTGCATCAAAAATTGTTTCATCGGGAGATTTGATAGTGAAAAACCCTTTTTTTTCTTTAGCATGAAGCAAAACTGATTTACCATCTTTTTTTGACATTTGAAATTGAGCAGGAGCCAATTCAACACAATAATTACAACCTATGCATTTGGCTCTTTGTAAGGTGATAATTACCATTTAAACCTCAACTTTAGTTGAAACTATTTTATACAATTTATCTGATGGGCGAATTCTAAAATCTAACGGAATAGTTACAGAATCTCCTTTTTGTCCTTTTTCGCCTTTTACATCATTTATAAACATTTCTTTCACTTCCATTTCTTGTGCTCCCGTTGTTGGCCCTGTAATTAAAATGGTATCTCCAACAGTTATATCGTAAGCTTCAATTTTAAATTCGCCGATGTTTGATTTTGGAAAATAATGCATTCCTTTTCCTATATACACTTTCTTTTGGGTGGCATGACTTCCAGAACCTTTACTCCATTCACCTAATTTCTGACCTAAATAATACCCACTCCAAAAACCACGATTGTATACTTTTTCCAATTCTAACATCCAAGAAATTACTTTTTCTTTGTTGTAGGTTCCTGCTTCAATACTATCAATTGCATCTCGGTAACATTTAATTACTTTTGCCACATACTCTGGTGCTCTTCCTCTTCCTTCAATCTTTAAAACTTTTACACCTGCATCATCAATTTGATCTAAAAAATCTATCGTACATAAATCTTTTGGAGACATGATATATTCATTATCTAACTCCATTTCAAATCCCGTTTCTTGATCTATTACTGTATATTTTTTTCTGCAATTTTGTTTACAAGCACCTCTATTTGCTGAAGAATTTGCCGAATGTAAACTCATATAACATTTCCCTGAAACCGCCATACACAATGCTCCGTGTCCAAAAATTTCAATTTCAACTAAATTTCCTGAAGGCCCACAAATATTTTCTTTTACAATTTGTTCTGTGATTTTCTTAACCTGACGCAAACTCAATTCTCTACTTAAAACCATAGTATCAGCAAACATGGCGTAAAATTTAACCGTCTCAATATTGGTGATATTTATTTGAGTTGAAATATGAATTTCCATACCAATAGCTCTAGCACTTGCAATTACTGCTTGATCCATAGCTATTACTGCAGTAATAGCGGCATCTTTTGCTTTTTGAAGCAATGTTTTTACAATGGTTAAATCGTGGTCGTAAATAATAGTGTTTAACGTAAGATATGTTCTTACATTCTTCGCTTTACATCTGTCGGAAATTTCTTGTAAATCATCTAACGTAAAGTTAATAGATGCTCTTGCTCGCATATTTAATTGCTCAACTCCAAAATAAATTGAATCTGCACCATTATCTAAAGCGGCTTGCATGGATTCAAAATTTCCAGCAGGAGCCATTAATTCAATCTTCCCAGTAGTAGTCATTCTTTTTTGATTTTTTGCAAAAATACGTATTTTGTGATAACTATTGGTATTTCAATATAATAATGCTACTAAATCTCATTAGATTTTAAAGTGTTTTTGAATTGATAACTTTCATTTTATTAAATTCAGTTATATCAATACTAAAAAGATCTCTTGATGGAAATAAGGAATAACTATTTTTTCTAAAACCACCCAATATGTATAATCGTAATAATACAATTCCGGTGCTTCCATAAACAAATCTATTAAATACGCATTCAATTCTTTAGTTAAAACGTTATATGTGCTTATTTTTCCGTCATTAAAAAGATAAATAAGATTCTCTTTATGTGTTATTGCCGGTTTACCAATTCCATAAAAAAGGTTTCCTTCTTTTTTCCATTTTTGAGTTGTCAAATCAAAAGACTCTATAGATGCTAATGGCTTTTTATTAAAGCTACCTACTAAATAAATTTTATCTTCTATTAAAACTCCTTTTACTTCTTTTGCTATGGGCATATTCCCTAATTGATACCAATTCCCCGTTTTAATATCATACAAGTCTACTTTATTAGAATACTCTTTAAATCCATTATTCTTCTTTTTAATTGAGCCTCCCATTACAATAATATTGCCTTTATACGTGAAAGACGCAAAATTTACCGCTTGATGCGGATTGGTATTGTCAATAATTACAATATCCTTATCTACATCAAAAACTTCTATTTTATCATCTAAATATTCAAATTTACCATTTGCTGAAATGTTTTTACCTCCTACCACATATATTTTATGATTGTAAAAATTTAAATTGTGATACGCTCTTTTTTTAAATTTTGATTTTAGTTTTATCCAACTATCATTTTTTATATCATATAATTGTAAATCATTATTATATTTATGCATTGAAGAGAAACCTGCACGACCTGCTCTATTTAAAAACTCAGTAAAATCTTCTAAATCAGGATAATACTCAAGAGTTTTCATAAATATCTTCTACAACTGAAGCATCTCCACCAATTACATAAATTTTATCATCTATTAATATTGAACCAAAAGAATGCACTCCATTTTTCATAGAAGAAAGTTTTGTATACGAAATGCGTTGTTTTAAGTTTCTCCTTTCAGAAATTTTTACTTCTTCTAGTTTATTTAAATCAATTAATAGATTAACTGAATAATTTTTTTTCTGTGGAACATAGGGAACTTCTAACTCTTTATATGCTATATGCGAGAAACGAATAACATCATTTTTTACAATAACATAAGGAAATTTCAAGTAGTAATTTCCTTTTTCATTAGTTACAGCTCCTCTATTTATTCCTTCCATATACACATTAACACCTTCAATAGGTTTATTGGTATTGGCATCTACTACTTTTCCTTCAATATACTGTGAAAAAGATAAAAATGTTGAAAGCGAAAAGATTAAAAACAATGTAATTTTTTTCATAATTCGTTTATTGTGATTGCCTCAATAATTAAGCCTATTTAAATTCATATTAATATATTGTTTTTCAATTAAATTTTAACAAAAAAATATTTATTTGTTAATTTTCAATTATTTACTGCTTGTTGTTGCTTTTTTTATGAAATTTGCTCAAAATTTAAACTTAATAAAATTATTAAAGATGAAAGTAGCTGTTGTAGGTGCAACCGGAATGGTAGGAAATGTGATGTTGAAAGTTTTAGAAGAACGAAATTTTCCGTTTACTGACTTAATCCTTGTCGCTTCTGAGCGATCAGTTGGTAAACAAATCTCCTACAAAGGAACAGATTATACGGTTATTGGATTACAAGATGCTGTTGATTTAAAACCTGAAATTGCTTTATTTTCTGCAGGAGGAACAACATCAGAAATTTGGGCACCTAAATTTGCTGAAGCAGGAACAACTGTAATAGACAATTCATCAGCTTGGAGAATGGATCCTACTAAAAAGTTAGTAGTACCTGAAATTAACGGAGATGTACTAACTAAAGATGATAAAATTATTGCAAATCCTAATTGTTCAACGATTCAATTGGTAATGGCTTTAGCTCCTTTACATAAAAAATATATCATGAAACGCGTGGTAATTTCTACCTATCAATCGGTTTCAGGAACAGGTGTAAAAGCTGTGCAACAACTTGAAAATGAGGAGAATGGTATCAAGGGAGAAATGGCATATCATTATCCAATTAGCAGAAATGCAATTCCGCATTGTGATGTGTTTTTAGAAAATGGATACACCAAAGAAGAAATGAAATTGGTGAAAGAGCCTAAGAAAATTTTAAATGATAAATCGTTTACCGTTACTGCAACTGCGGTTCGTATTCCAACAGCAGGCGGACATTCTGAAGCTGTAAATGTTCAATTTGAAAACGATTTTAATGAAAGTGACGTCCGCAAATTATTAAATGAAACTTCTGGAGTGGTAGTTCAGGATAATTTAGATACAAATACGTATCCAATGCCTATTTATGCGCACAATAAAGATGACGTTTTTGTTGGACGAATTAGAAGAGATGAATCGCAATCCAAAACTCTAAATATGTGGATTGTTTCAGATAATTTACGTAAAGGTGCTGCTACCAATGCTATTCAAATTGCTGAATATTTAATTAAAAATAACTTGGTTTAAATAAAATTAAAAAAAAGACTGCCTTTTCAGGCAGCCTCTTTTGTTTTGGGGTTTCTTAGTGTTACTTTGAAACCTTTAATACATCTTTAAATATTTGTTCAAGTTGATGTTTAGGGAGTGCTCCCTGTGCCATTTGAGGCTCACCATCTTTAGGAACAAATAAAATAGAAGGAATACTTCTAATACCAAATGCTGCTGCTAATTCTTGCTCAGCTTCTGTATCTACTTTGTAAATATTGATTTTTCCCTTATAAGTTTCACTTAATTCTTCTAAAACCGGGGCAACCATTTTACAAGGGCCACACCAATCTGCATAAAAATCAATAACACAAGGTATATCTCCTTCAAACTTCCACTCTTTATTTTTTTCGAAATTAAAAACCTTTTCTAAAAAAGTTTTTTTAGTTAATAATTCTGTCATTATTTTTAAATTTATTTTTATAAATGTAGCAATTTTAATGCCATTTTTTTAGACGACAAAGTGACATAAAAACTTACAATCATATAGTAACTTAAGTTACATCTGTAAATAAATTTGTACTTTAACGACTCGTTTTAAATCAATTAATAAATTTAACTAAAAACTTTTTATTATGAATTCAAAATTAACAATGGTACTTCGTATTTTATTAGGATTAATCTTAGTTGTATTTGGTGCTAACAAATTTTTTGGTTTTATGCCAAATATGGAAATGCCCGCTCCCGCAGCAAATTTAATGGGTGCAATGATGGAATCTGGTTATATGCTTAAGTTAGTTGGAGCTACTGAAGTTGTTATTGGGTTATTACTTTTAATTAAAAAATGGGTTCCTTTTGCCTTGATAGTTTTGGCGCCAATATCCGTAAATATAATCTTTTTTCATGTTTTCTTAGCTCCTGCTGGAATCGCCCCAGCCGCAATTGTAGCAATTATTAATATTCTATTAATCTACAATAATTGGAATAAATTGAAGATTTTATTTTAAAAAATTTGTTTTATAAAGCAAAAAAACAAAAAACAATTTAAGCATAACGTCATTTTGAACATGGTAAAGCTTTCTATTATTTAGAACTAAACACCAAAATATAACCGTATTGTAAAAGCTGTTCAAAATGACGTTGTGTTTTTTAAAAACATTGATTCATTCAATCTTAAACTATACTATAACTAAATTAATATACTTCTAAAATTTTAGCGTTGTTAAAAGTAATACGCTCTCCAACTTTTTTGCCTAATAACTGCATTCCAATAGGTGAATTGGTTGAAACTGCATAAAATATTTTATTATCAAAACTAATTTCACCTGCGCTAATCGCTAAAAAATAGTTAGCTTTTGTAGTTATAATTAAACTACCTAAACATATAACTTCCGAAGTTTTTTGAATTTCAATTTTAGCTAAAATATCTTTCATTTCTGTAATTGACGCTAATTGTTGACTAGCTTTTTCCATTTCTAACTGCAACATAGCTCTACCTGTTTCATGTTTATCCCCAGCAGAACTTTTTGTTTCAGAAAACAAGGCTTTTTTGTTAAACTCAATAATAGTAGATACTGTATGGTGTTTTTTATTCACAAACAACAAACAAGCTTCGTATAGTTTCTTTTTTATTTTTAAATAATCTTTCATAGTTTAAGAGTAAAAATAACTCACTAAATTTTTATAAAAATTTAAATACCAATATAAACTGCAACAACAATAGCTATAGCTCCAACACTTAATATTACCAAGGTAAATTTAAAAATGAACTTAAACCATTTATCAAAAGGTATACCTGCAATAGCTATAATTGCCATTAAAGCACCTTGTGTTGGGTAAATTAAATCCATCATTACGGCGCCATATTGGTAAGCCAATACACAAACCTGACGAGAAACTCCTATTAAATCAGAAAGTGGAGCTAATATTGGCATTGTTAAAATGGCTTGACCTGAGTAACTTGAAACTGGAAAATGTAATACCGATTGAGAAACCATCATAGAAATAGCTGCCAAGCTTTTTGGTAAATATTGCATTGGTTTAAACAAGCCATATATAATTGAATCTATAATCATTCCTTGCTTTAAAATAATTGAAATACTACTTGCAAAACCAACAATCATAGCTGCAAAAACTAGTTCTTTAAAACCATCAATATAGGTTTCAATGGTGCCGTTCATTCCTAGTTTTCCAATCAAACCAACAAGTATTCCAAGTGCGAAAAATTCAGCAGACATTTCATTGAAACCCCAATTATATTTCATCATTCCAATAATTAAAACAACAAAAGCTACACCAACAAGTGTTAAAATAAGAATACTTCTAATACTTACTTTTTCTGTCAATTCATTCTTTTCTACAAGCTTTTCAATTTTGTTTTTATTTGCATATCTAATAATCATAAACATCCATACTACAAATGCTATAAACATAATTATTAATCTAAATTCACTTCCAGAAAGAAATTCTAAACCTGTTTCTTTTTGAGCAATTACAACAGCAAATGGATTAATTGGGCTAAAAGAAGCACCTAAAATTGCAGAACCAAAACTTATGGCAATAGCCACAAAAGCGTTATAGCCTAAACGAGAAGTTAAATAGAGTAAAACAGGCATCATTGCTATTATTTCCTCTTGCAAACCCATAAGCGCACCTGCAATTAAAAAAATAATAGAAACCAATATTAATACAATTTCTTCTTTCCCTTTGAGCTTAACTGTTAGGTATGTAATTCCTTCTTTTAGTGCTCCCGTTTTTTCAATCACATAAAAACAACCGCCAATTAATAGAATTAGCGCAATTAAATCAGCTCTATCTACTATCCCTTCAGGAATAGATAACATTGTTTTAAAAATAGAAATTGGTTCTGCATCAACTAATTTGTAAGAATTTGGGACAACAGTAACCTGATTCGTTTCTGGATTGGTAATTCTTTCATATTGACCTTGTGGAATAATATAGGTTAAAATTGCAGAAAGGAAAATAAACCCAATCATAATGACTAGCGCATTCGGAAATTTTTTCATTCATTCAGTTAGTTAGTATTTTGTAAGATAATAAAAAAATATAACCTATAGGTTTTTAGGTATTTGCACTAGATAATCTTAATTTTGAAGCTCAATTAAAAAACGTGAAATTTACAGGAAAACGTTATTTAGATTATTCTTCATTTATCAAATCAACGTTTGGTAAACGTGTACAAAAAATTTCATTAGATATAGGTTTTTCTTGTCCAAACAGAGATGGTTCAAAAGGATACGGCGGTTGCACGTATTGTAATAACAACACTTTTAATCCAGCTTATTGTGAACCAACAAAAAGCATCAAAGAACAATTAGAACAAGGCATTTCTTTCTTCGGAAAAAAATACAAATCACAACAATATTTGGCTTATTTTCAAGCATATTCAAATACGTATTCTGATTTAAATTCGCTTAAAAAAATATATGAGGAAGCTTTAAATGTTGAAGGTGTTATTGGATTAGTAATTGGCACTAGACCTGATTGTATCTCAGAAGAAATTATTGATTATTTATCTTTTTTATCTGAAAAGTACTTCATTTCGTTAGAATTTGGTGTTGAAAGCACCAATGAAAAAACGTTGATAAATGTAAACAGGTGCCATACGTTTGAAGAAACAAAAGCAACGTATAAAAAATGTAAAAACAAGGGGTTTCATTTAGGTGCGCATATAATTATTGGCTTGCCTGGTGAAACAAAAGAGGAATTGATGAATCATGCTTTTGAAATTTCTAAATTACCTATTGACACTTTAAAATTACATCATTTACAAATTGTAAAAAATTCTGTCATGGAAGTTCAGCACAAACGAAATCCGGAGAATTTTAACTTATTTACTTCAAAAGATTATATAGATTTTATAACCGATTTTATCAGCTATTTACGACCAGATATTGTAATTGAACGTTTTATAAGTGAAACACCTCAAGATTTATTAATTGCACCAAAATGGAACAATCTTAAAAACTTTGAAGTAGTTGC contains the following coding sequences:
- a CDS encoding AMP-binding protein; this encodes MMQQYGFDNYSDFWKWSVVNKEVFWETTVQNLGIKLAQKFTSILDISKGVENPEWLKNAKFNIVDSCFQNSDNAIAVVFQEEGKELQKVTQKEFLNLVNQIANGLVELGLKQGDKIAIDMPMTVEAVAIYLAGIKAGMPIVTIADSFTSNEIAVRLKITNPKVIFTQDVLQRAGKELPLFQKVVEANAPKAVILKVSDKKINLRNKDIYFENFLSLKTNFKTIIQNPDDIITILFSSGTTGEPKAIPWTHTTPIKGASDGYYHQDIHKNNVVCWPTNLGWMMGPWLVFAALINKATIALYYGTPTDNEFGEFVQNAKVTMLGVIPSFVKYWKSSKCMEKYDWNAIKCFSSTGEVSNPLEMEYLMQLANNKPAIEYCGGTEIGGGYVTSTVVQPNIASTFSTQTLGGEFVLLDENNNKSTKGEVFLIPPIMGLSTNLLNSNHFEVYYKNTPTFEGKTLRRHGDQMEQLKNGYYKAQGRVDDAMNLGGIKVSSTQIEAIINTLSFVKESAAIAVSPKGGGPSLLMVYYVESTVEFSNEERYNQAKNSIRKQLNPLFKVTELVKIEVLPRTASNKVMRRKLRDLYEQHKT
- a CDS encoding transglycosylase domain-containing protein; the protein is MKKKEMTNNQFSKYVKWFWFSVLGGVLTLIFLFLLASWGVFGMLPTFEELENPEHNLASEVISIDGKTLGKYFKENRTPVKYKDLPKNLVNALISTEDERFYEHSGIDFKATFRAILKMGRDGGGSTITQQLAKLLFHGEGSKNLPERILQKVKEYVIAIRLEKQYTKQEILAMYLNKYDFLNQAVGIRSASRIYFGKEPKELTIPESAMLVGMLKNASYFNPLRQSRKKLVKNRRNVVLHQMFKNHFISEVQKDSLQKLDLELNVNREGHSDGYATYFREYLRDFMKKWIKRNPKPDGTFYNLHRDGLKIYVTIDSRMQKYAEEAMKEHMSNLQRVFFKEQKHNRTAPFYDLDKKQITNTIERAMKRSNRWKRMKRSGASVKEIKASFDKKYEMKVFSWKGDIDTIMSPKDSIRYYKYFLRSGLLSIEPQSGHIKAWVGGINYKHFQFDAVKQQKRQVGSTFKPFVYATAINQLNLSPCDKFPNTPYTIPKEKYGMPEDWTPVNSGGKYGGELTLKQALAGSVNVITAKLIDMVNPKNVVSLAKSAGIESDILEVPAIALGSVDLSLYEMVGAYTTFANKGLRVEPMMLQKIEDKNGTVLEQFIPKSKEVLSEESAYVVINLLEGVTEAGSGVRLRTKWAKYPDNIATGYPYEFTNPIAGKTGTTQNQSDGWFMGIVPNLATGVWVGGEDRSTHFAGITKGQGASMALPIWALYYKKLYADKSLNISQEEFEKPENLSIDVNCDDTTDVDENLKNTIDEDPEF
- a CDS encoding gliding motility lipoprotein GldH; translated protein: MKIAIKIIKNISLYSGIFLVLSCNSNVVYDKYKPIENHQWYSENAINFIVSNKDTISLNNVFINIRNNKNYEFSSLFLITKMEFPSGNQVIDTLEYEMTDSYGNWLGQGFTDIKENKLFYKENVVFYEKGDYKFAIYQATRSSKDIEGKNPLNGITDVGLRIEKVKK
- a CDS encoding PSP1 domain-containing protein, whose translation is MSCNSCSSDINTVPKGCKSNGNCATGDCEKLTVFDWLGNMSLPAGQKPVNIVEVRFKNGRKHFYRNVDNLKISIGDIIAVEGNPGHDIGTVSLSGELIKIQLKRKGLNVDSEEIKKVYRKATQKDIDIWKLARGKEYDTQYRGREILGRLGLKMKLSDVEYQGDGNKATFYYTADERVDFRQLIRDLASAFSIRVEMKQVGLRQEAARLGGIGSCGRELCCSTWLIDLRNVSTSAARYQQLSLNPQKLAGQCGKLKCCLNYELDTYLDALTDFPKSDVVLKTEKGEATFIKMDIFKRVFWYTYKENRSKWYKLTLEQVNEIIEANKNNETVHSLEEYELDLIEETIDKFENVVGQDSLTRFDIPKRKKKRKNKNRNKNSQNKQKNVAQVKQRNQTRKPTHNQQKSTANNQSKNSNSTENRTRKNKKRRPPKRSENSN
- a CDS encoding ferredoxin encodes the protein MVIITLQRAKCIGCNYCVELAPAQFQMSKKDGKSVLLHAKEKKGFFTIKSPDETIFDASVKAKEACPVKIIDVKQT